The Spirosoma sp. SC4-14 DNA window CACTCCTTAAGGCTACCACCGAAGCTGCGCAATTCTATACGGAGTTGCGCGATAAGCTGGCACCCGCTACTTTGCAGAAAAACGATGTGGCTCATATCGCCGTAGAAACTTATTTGAAATCACTATATGCAGGAAGTACAACAGAACCAGCCTCTAAAGACTGACGATGATTTTTTACGGGAGGCCATTCGGCTGGCCCGCGAAGGCATGACCACCGGGCAGGGTGGACCGTTTGGGTCTGTGGTTGTAAAAGACGGTCAGATTGTGGGACAGGGGTGCAATCAGGTCACCTCAACGAACGACCCGACGGCCCATGCCGAAGTGGTAGCCATTCGGGATGCGTGCCAGAATCTGGGTACGTTTCAGCTCGACGGCTGCACCTTGTATGCATCCTGCGAACCCTGTCCCATGTGTCTGGGAGCTATCTACTGGGCGCGACCCAGCCGGATTGTGTTTGGGGCGTTTCATTACGATGCTGCCCGGGCCGGTTTCGACGACCATTTTATTTATCAGGAAATCGAAAAACCGCGCGAAGAACGGCATATTCCCATGCAGCAAACCCTTCGCGACGAAGCCAACACGGTGTTCGATGAATGGATTGCCATGGACATTCGAACGTTGTATTAAGTACTCGTGAAGGATCACTGAATTTGCTGTTGAACAATCCTGTAAATCCTGTCGAAAGAAAGCTGTACTTTTGCAAAAAAATCATAGTCGCTTGCGAAAATCATTTTCAGGAGCGGCTTTTAAACGGTTTTCGTTATGCCAGGAATGGAATTTTTCGGAGCGGCCGAGCGCAAGGAAATCAACGATGTGCTTGAGACCGGCATCCTGTTTCGCTACAATCACGAAGCACAACGCAACAATATTTACAAAGCCCGTGAGTTCGAGGCTGAAGTTGCCAAACTAGTAGGCGCAAACTACGCGCATGCCGTATCGAGCGGATCGACGGCTGTTTTGTGTGCGTTGGCGGCTGCGGGTGTTGGTGCGGGCGATGAGGTTATTGTGCCACCGTTTACCTATATCGCCACGGTAGAAGCCGTACTGATGGCGGGTGCGCTGCCGGTTTTTGCTGATATCGACGACACGCTATGCCTCAGTGCAGAGGGTATTCGTAAGGCCATTACGCCCAAAACCAAGGCCATTTGTCTGGTGCATATGTGTGGTCAGATGGCCGATATGGATGCCATTATGACCGTCGTTAACGAACATAATCTGGTGCTGGTCGAAGATGCTGGTCAGGCAATGGGTGCCAGCTATAAAGGCACTTCAACGGGGCTTTGGGGGAAAACCGGGGCCTATTCGTTCGACTTTTTCAAGATCGCAACGGCGGGCGAAGGCGGTATTATGGTAACGAACGACGAAACGGCATATAAACACGCTGACTCGTATTCCGACCACGGCCACGACCATATTGGTAGCAATCGTGGTATGGAACAGCACCCCATTATGGGTTTCAACTACCGCATCAGCGAACTCCATGCGGCTGTTGGACTCGTACAAACCCGTCGCGTTCCTGAGATTATTCGGAGCAATAACAGCCACAAAAAACAGTTGATGGAAGCGCTGGGCCAGGTGCCGGGTATGTCGTTTGCCCGTATTCCTGATGCGGACGGTGATTCGGCAACATTCCTGAATATGCTCCTGCCCGATACGGAAACGGCAGGCCGGGTGGTGACCGAACTGAATGCCGCGGGCGTTGGCGGTTTCAACTACTGGTTCACAAATATGTACCATTTCATTAACCAGTGGACGCACCTGAAAGATATGCGTACGGCGGCTGCTTTACCTATCGAAAAATTTGGAGCACCACAGGACTATAACAACCTGGATATTCCGAATGCGCAGGCCGTAATTGGTCGACTGATCTCGTTCGGTATTCGGGCAACCTGGACAGCCGATGAAGTAGCAACGCTGGCCGCAAACATCGAAGCCGCCGTTCGGAAAGCAACGCTGGTAGAAGCGTAATTTTGAATCAGGATAGCTCTTATCAGTACAATGGTAGCAACACAAACCACGCATAAAAATTTTAAAGGCATTGAGAAGACCGTTTTTGGACGCGGTAGTTTCTCGCAGCTCGACGAAATTCTGGCTCCGCGCCGGAGCGATAACGAAGGCTATTTTGTCTTTATCGTCGATAACTATTTCAAAGGCAAACCGCTCGAAGAGCGCGTTCCGGCTCATCCCGAAGACCTGACGTATTACATCAGTGTTGAAGAGCACGAGCCGACAACTGATCAGATCGACCAGCTTCGCGACGAAATTCTGGCAAAAAAAGGCCTGCCTTCGGGCGTTGTGGGCATCGGTGGCGGTAGCATTATGGATATTGCCAAAGCACTGTCGCTGATGCTGACCAACGAAGGCTCATCAACGCTCTATCAGGGACTGAATCTGATCAGGAAACCCGGTGTTTATCACGTTGGCGTTCCAACCATTTCGGGTACCGGTGCCGAGGTGTCGATGACTGCCGTGCTGACGGGGCCCGTTAAAAAACTGGGTCTGAAATGCGAATGGACGGTATTCAATCAGGTGGTGCTCGATCCAGAACTGATTGCCAGCGTTCCTCGCAACTGGTGGTTCTACACGGGTATGGATACCTATATCCACTGCGTAGAATCGGAAAACGGTCGGATGAACAATGCTTATTCGCACGCCTATGCCGAACAGGCCATGAAGTTGTGTCGGGAGGTATATCTGGGCGAAAATTCGGGCCAGACTCCCGAAAACGACGACAAACTGATGGTTGCTTCGCTGATGGGTGGCCTGAGCCTGACCTATTCGGAAGTGGGGGTTTGCCACGCGCTGAGCTATGGCCTGTCGAAAATTCTGGGAACTCGCCATTGTTATGCCAATTGTTTGATCATGAATCATCTGGAAGATTACTATCCAGAGGGCGTAGCTGAATTCAAACAAATGGTCGAATACCATCAGATCGATCTGCCGCAGGGTTTGTCGAAGGATTGGGATGACGAAACCATCACGAAGATGGCGCATGTATCGTACAATCTGCCGCATATGTGGCTGCACGCCATTGGCGACAACTGGCAGGAAGTCATTACCATCGATCTGCTGAAAGATTTGTTCCGTCGGTTGTAAAGGGAAAGAGATATGGACTTGGATAAGCGCATCACAACTAATCCAGCTAGTTTAACGGGCAAGCCTGTTATTACCGGGACGCGCTTATCGGTTCAGTATATTCTTGGTTTGTTGGCTAATGGGGCTACCTATCAGGAAATTCTGGCTGAGTATCCTTTATATTACTGAAGAAGATATTCGAGCCTGTTTACTTTGAGGTTAAGTGCCTGGCTAAAAAAAATCAATAGTGGCTTACCAGATAAGTTACGTTAATCAAGTAGAAAAATGTCTCAAAAAATTGTTCGCGTTGGCGACATCGAATGCGGGACCGATGAGTTATTCCTCATCAGCGGCCCCTGCGTAATCGAAGACGAAAAAATTATGATGACCGTAGCCGAGCAACTCCGCGAAATTCAGGAGCGGCTGGGCATCAAAATCATCTATAAATCGTCCTTTCAGAAGGACAACCGGTCGAGCCTCAACTACTACAATGGCCCCGGTCTCGAAAAAGGCATTCAGGTGCTGGCTAAAGTGAAGGAGCAATTTGGCTTCCCGGTGCTGACCGATGTTCACTATCCCGACCAGTGTGCACCCGTAGCCGAAGTGGTCGATGTGATCCAGATTCCGGCTTATCTGTGTATGCAAACCATGTTGGTGACGGCTGCTGCCAAGACCGGCCGCGTCGTCAACGTCAAGCATGGGCAGTTTCTGGCACCGGAAAACATGAAGCATCCGGTCAAAAAAATCGAAGATTCGGGTAATGATCAGATCATTCTGACCGAGCGCGGCTACACCTTCGGCTATAACGATCTGGTGGTCGATCCCCGTTCGTTCTATCACATGGCCCGCACCAACTACCCGGTAGTGTTCGACGTAACGCACGCCATTCGGAAATACGGTATTCCGTCGGCCGATGCCAAAGGCGGTGCCCGCGAATACCTGCCCGTTCTGGCTCGCGCGGGTGTGGCTGCCGGTGTCGATGGCCTGTTTGTTGAAACGCATACCTGCCCGTCGGAAGCCCTTTGCGATGCTGCCAGCCAACTCGACATCCGTTACCTCGAAGAGTTCCTGAAACCGCTGCTCGAACTGCATGCCGTTGAGGTAAAATATCGGAATACACTTCCAGAACTGGCGTAAATTAAGTGAAGAATGAAGACCGGGCCACCGGTGCGGTCTTCATTCTTCACTACTTCAAATGATCGAACAAATCTTCACTGATCTGGGTGGGCAGTTTGTTACGCCTGCCGATGTACTTACTGAAAAACTGAAAACCATCCGGGCCATTGTGTTCGACTGGGACGGCGTTTTTAACGACGGTATCAAAACCGAAGCAGGGAGTAGTTCCTTTAGCGAAATCGATTCAATGGGTACAAACCTGCTTCGGTTTGGTTTTTGGCTGCATCATGGCGGCCAATTGCCTGCCGTGGCCATCGTTACCGGTGTCGACAATGCGCTGGCCGATAAACTGGTTGGCCGCGAACATTTTCATGCCTGTTATTCACAGGCTAAGAATAAAGTAGAGGTGTTGGCTCATTTTCTGGATCAGCACAAGCTGCAACCGCAGCAGGTGGCTTTTTTCTTCGATGATGCGCTCGATTTGTCGGTTGCCGAAGTGGCAGGTGTTCGAATCATGATTCGCCGGAAAGCTAATCCACTTTTTACCGATTATGTCATTCGCAACGGACATGTCGACTACATTACGGGTAATGAAAGTGGTCATTTTGCTGTTCGGGAAGGCTGTGAACTCATGCTGGGGCTGCTCGGTCAGTTCGAAACCGTCATGAACGAACGTCTGCGCTATCGCCCCGTTTACGATCAGTATTACCAGCAACGGCAAGCTATCGACCCCAGTTACTGGACCGTTGGCCCTACTGGACCGGAACCGAAATAAACATCCAGCATCCAGCGTCTACTATCTAGCATCTCATGATAATTGGTATTATACCCGCCCGTTATGGATCGACCCGTTTTCCGGGGAAGCCATTGGCTGATATTGGCGGTAAAACAATGATTCAGCGTGTTCTGGAGCAAGCCGAAAAGGCGCAATCTCTGGATAAAATAGTCGTAGCTACCGACGACGAACGAATTGCCGAAGAAGTTCGTCGGATTGGTGGCGAAGCCATAATGACGCGCACCGATCACCCAAGCGGAACCGACCGCTGTTGGGAGGCCTATAGTCATCTTATTGCAGAAGACGAACTCCGGGCAAAAGCATCAGACTATATTATCAATATTCAGGGCGACGAACCGTTTATCGATCCGGCTCAGATTGATGAGCTAGCGGCTATTCTGGATGGCACTGTTGAACTGGCTACGCAGATGGCCTCGGTCGATTCGGCCGAGATACTGCATGATCCTAAAGAAGCCAAAATTGTGATTAACGCTCAGAATGAAGTTTTATATTTCAGTCGGGCGGCTATTCCGCATCTGTGGGGGCTAGACCCGATGGTCTGGCATCTGCATCACAGCTATCATCGGCATGTCGGTTTATACGCGTACCGGGCCGATATTCTGGAAAAAATTACACTCCTGCCGCCTTCATCGCTCGAACGGGCTGAGTCGTTGGAACAGTTACGCTGGCTCGAAGCTGGCTATCGCATCAAGCTTGTTGAAACACAGTTTCAGACGCCAAGCGTCGATGATCCGATCGATATTGAAAAAGCACTGCGGGATATGGGACAACGTTGACAAAGCTCTCCGCTTTGTCAACGTTCATCTCGTGGGTTGCAATAGCTGCCTGACCGGTTTTGGCTGTGTCCAGATCTGATATTGAACCCGCGCCCAGATCAGGATACAGGGCACAGCTTTGATGTTATAAGGCTGAAAAAACTGCTCTTTCACGATATTGGGGAAAATATCGGTGGGCGATAGCGAGGTGAAAACAACTACCAGTGTTAGCAGAATACGATCCAGTGGCGTTGGCACGTCGAGTGTTATCCACCACAGAGCCACACCCGTCACGGCCAGCACATAGGTTGGCGATTCGGCCATTTTGTTGAAAACGATCATAAACAGCAGAAAGTAAGCGACCATCCGGCGTTGAAACAACCGATCCGACCAGAGGCTAAATCGCAGGAAGGGAAGCAGGAACAGCACAGCACCGACCGCTTCGATAATACGATAGTTGCTATCGGTTTTGGCCATACCGAACCAGGCCTGTGCAATTCCCATAACTGAGACCTGCAAGCCCAGTTTGCTGACAACGATCACATCGAACCATTCGCGGTATTCGGCCAGCAGGTGAGCGGGCGGAATCATGGTGAGCGGAGCAATAGCAAACAGAACAATCCAGCCAAGCATGGCCAGTATGAACTGCGGCTTTTTCGGATAGAACAGAAAAAATCCGGCTGCGGCCATACCATAAAACTTAATGAAGCCACAAAGCACAAAAAAGAAGGCCGCCTGCCAGACACGTTCGTTGCGAAGATGATAGAGACCCAGCAACATTGCCCCAACAATCAGGTTATTACTCTGTAGATTCTGAGCCGTAATAAGCGCTTCGAGGAAAATGATTAGCAGGGCCGTACGACGCTGTTTGGCTGGGTCGGGTTCATCGGATAGATAAAACCAGACGCCTGTTAGCAGTACCAGCGTGTTGAGTAAATTCCAGAGAATGATGCCCAGCCAGTCGGGTAAGTAATAAAATGGCCCCATCAGCCAGGCAAATGTCGGGCTATATTTGTAGTTGTCGAAATACAGATTGGGATGCAAGCCGTAAATGCTTTTGTCCAGAAGCAGGTTATGAAACGGCTTGGCAAACATCAGGTAATTGTTGTAATTACCATAACCCAGCAAGTAGTTCTGGACCGCTACCGCACAATAGGCAATAATATATAGCCATAATAAACGTCGGAGCGTCAGAAAATGAAGAACTCGTTGCAAAATCAGAGGAGAATAGGTTGTTACTTTCTGTAAAATTAATTAGAAGCCCCCTAACCCCCAAAGGGGGAAGTGCTGCCGCTTAGTTGCTGTCGCATTCGAATAGCTACCTTTGGCAGCAAAAGCTGGCGGCAGCACTTCCCCCTTTGGGGGTTAGGGGGCTTTTGGGGAGCTTTACTTTTTGCTTATGTCATCTCATCATATTGTCCGCGAAAAACAGGAACCCGCTTTGTTGATCGCCAATGGCGAAGCCTGCCAGCCCGACCTATTGGGGCAGCTACTGGAATGGAGCCCAACGGTGGTTGTGCTCGATAGCGCCATCTGGCGGGTGCTCGAACTGGGCATTAAGGTCGATGTACTGCTGGGTGATTTCGACCGCCAACTGGATCTCGACACAATTCGTGAACAACAATATCCACTGGAAATTGTGCACACCCCCGATCAGGACAAGACCGACCTCGATAAGGGGATTGAATACCTGATTGAACAGGGCTATCCGGCAGTCAATATAGTCTGGGCAACCGGTCGGCGGGCCGATCATAGCCTGACCAACATGACCAATATTGTTCGGTATAAAAATCAGATTCGGATCGTGATGATCGATGATCATTCCCGGATTTTTCCGCTGGTTGGCCATTTCGAAAAATGGTACGAAGCCGGAACGTCCATTTCGCTGATTCCGGTCGGTACCGTAGCCGGGTTTACGTCGGAAGGCTTGAAATATAATCTTCAGGACGCCACCCTCAAGCTGGGCTACCGTACCAGTAGCAGCAATGAAGTTGCCGAAGACGGTTTTGTGCGAATTGAAGCCAAAACCGGCGACCTGCTGATTATGGAATGCTGGGATTAGCCGACATCATGTCTTCGAATGCTTCCAGAACGGCCGGTTCAATGGCTCCATTGAAATGAGCCCGGCCATGACACAGCGTAACATCGGCGTGTAGCTGGTCGTGCCAGAGTGTTTCGTTGGCTTTGTAGTCGGGGGTGAATGGGTCGTTGTCAGAAATAACCACCTTGCGGGAAGCCGACCGATTGGCGATAGCCTGATAGGGCAGTGTAGCATTGTTGAGCCAGGGGTCGAGTGTACTCCAGGACTTTACGACGTTGATCCAGGCTGCTACGAACAGCAAGCCGCCAATTTTTAGCCCCGGATCGGTTTCGATTTTCGTTGCCAGAAACCGAATTACAGCCTGACAGCCAACACTATGCGCAATAAAATAGGTGGATGGGGTGAGTTGATCAATTTGGCTGAACAGGTACTGGGCAGATTCTGCAATATTGGGTTGGTGCCAGTTTGGCATCTTTAATCGGATAATCGAAATACCATGCCGGTTCTGAATTTCTTTATCAATCCAGTCATACCAGTCGGAGTAGATGGTTCCGCCCCATCGGGGAACAAGGTAAACGGTTGGTTGTGTGGCCATAGGAGGTAGTTATAACGCTGATCGAAGTGGAGTCGCTGGAAGTCCGTTGATTCGGCTAGCAATTTAGCCCGGATTCGTTCAAGTTTCCGATTAAAATCAACCTGTGGTAGTAATTGTAACCAGGAGCAAAGTAGTAGAACAATCCAGTAGGGACGAATAAACCGCTGCCAGATTATAGATTGTGACCCTATCCAGATCAATCCGGCAGCTAGTATACAAAAAGTAAACGGGGCCATGAGCCGCAGATTAGGCCCAGCATAAGGACTCACAATTCGGATCGAAAAGAGAACCAGTAAATAGGTTACTCCTGTCAGAAAGAACAAACGGCTTACAGGAGGGATGCTTGTTAAACTGGTTAAAGCACGGATTTTATTAGAAAATCGCTCGTAAAAAATGGCAAATAGAACGAGTTGAATGATCATGCCTAGCCAGGCTAGTTGGTTCGATTCATTGGGAAGAAAATCCCGGATGAGTAACCATTCATTCAGCAATGCCCGACCGAACAACCAGCTCAGTTCATGAACTGAGCTGGTTAGAAAAAAGCGTTCTCCACCATACATAGAATCCGATAGCCGATAGTTTAGCCAGAAATAGAAACCCATTCCAGCTATTCCCAGACATGAAATTACCAATAAACGCCCGTAAATAGTTCTACTGGTCGAAATGTCTGGCCAATTCCGAAGCCATTTTGGGGAGATCCAAATGAGCAATCCGAGGCAACCTAAAAGCCCGAATGTATACCCCCCCATATATCGTATCAGAAACAACAGATAACCCTTTCCCCAAAGAAGGCCTGAACGCCCGCCTGATGGTTGCTCGAGAAATAGGTGTAATTGCCAGACCCATTCGGCCAGCAGGATTAAGAACAGGGTTTCGGACCATGTATAGGCCAGAATTTTCAGAAAACTACCCAGCCACCATACTGATAGTAGCCAAAATGATCGATTGATGCTTAGTCGACGAACCCATAGCCATGCAGAAAAACACAAGGCCAGATAGTTAACCAGTTTCGATGCGATCAATACCGAAACGCCAGTCAGTGCCGAAAGCAGAGCTATGAGGGCAGAGTAACCAATGGGGAAAACACCATT harbors:
- a CDS encoding thiamine diphosphokinase — its product is MSSHHIVREKQEPALLIANGEACQPDLLGQLLEWSPTVVVLDSAIWRVLELGIKVDVLLGDFDRQLDLDTIREQQYPLEIVHTPDQDKTDLDKGIEYLIEQGYPAVNIVWATGRRADHSLTNMTNIVRYKNQIRIVMIDDHSRIFPLVGHFEKWYEAGTSISLIPVGTVAGFTSEGLKYNLQDATLKLGYRTSSSNEVAEDGFVRIEAKTGDLLIMECWD
- a CDS encoding iron-containing alcohol dehydrogenase family protein, with the protein product MVATQTTHKNFKGIEKTVFGRGSFSQLDEILAPRRSDNEGYFVFIVDNYFKGKPLEERVPAHPEDLTYYISVEEHEPTTDQIDQLRDEILAKKGLPSGVVGIGGGSIMDIAKALSLMLTNEGSSTLYQGLNLIRKPGVYHVGVPTISGTGAEVSMTAVLTGPVKKLGLKCEWTVFNQVVLDPELIASVPRNWWFYTGMDTYIHCVESENGRMNNAYSHAYAEQAMKLCREVYLGENSGQTPENDDKLMVASLMGGLSLTYSEVGVCHALSYGLSKILGTRHCYANCLIMNHLEDYYPEGVAEFKQMVEYHQIDLPQGLSKDWDDETITKMAHVSYNLPHMWLHAIGDNWQEVITIDLLKDLFRRL
- a CDS encoding DUF433 domain-containing protein; the protein is MDLDKRITTNPASLTGKPVITGTRLSVQYILGLLANGATYQEILAEYPLYY
- the kdsA gene encoding 3-deoxy-8-phosphooctulonate synthase produces the protein MSQKIVRVGDIECGTDELFLISGPCVIEDEKIMMTVAEQLREIQERLGIKIIYKSSFQKDNRSSLNYYNGPGLEKGIQVLAKVKEQFGFPVLTDVHYPDQCAPVAEVVDVIQIPAYLCMQTMLVTAAAKTGRVVNVKHGQFLAPENMKHPVKKIEDSGNDQIILTERGYTFGYNDLVVDPRSFYHMARTNYPVVFDVTHAIRKYGIPSADAKGGAREYLPVLARAGVAAGVDGLFVETHTCPSEALCDAASQLDIRYLEEFLKPLLELHAVEVKYRNTLPELA
- a CDS encoding nucleoside deaminase produces the protein MQEVQQNQPLKTDDDFLREAIRLAREGMTTGQGGPFGSVVVKDGQIVGQGCNQVTSTNDPTAHAEVVAIRDACQNLGTFQLDGCTLYASCEPCPMCLGAIYWARPSRIVFGAFHYDAARAGFDDHFIYQEIEKPREERHIPMQQTLRDEANTVFDEWIAMDIRTLY
- a CDS encoding glycosyltransferase family 87 protein, with protein sequence MQRVLHFLTLRRLLWLYIIAYCAVAVQNYLLGYGNYNNYLMFAKPFHNLLLDKSIYGLHPNLYFDNYKYSPTFAWLMGPFYYLPDWLGIILWNLLNTLVLLTGVWFYLSDEPDPAKQRRTALLIIFLEALITAQNLQSNNLIVGAMLLGLYHLRNERVWQAAFFFVLCGFIKFYGMAAAGFFLFYPKKPQFILAMLGWIVLFAIAPLTMIPPAHLLAEYREWFDVIVVSKLGLQVSVMGIAQAWFGMAKTDSNYRIIEAVGAVLFLLPFLRFSLWSDRLFQRRMVAYFLLFMIVFNKMAESPTYVLAVTGVALWWITLDVPTPLDRILLTLVVVFTSLSPTDIFPNIVKEQFFQPYNIKAVPCILIWARVQYQIWTQPKPVRQLLQPTR
- the kdsB gene encoding 3-deoxy-manno-octulosonate cytidylyltransferase, which codes for MIIGIIPARYGSTRFPGKPLADIGGKTMIQRVLEQAEKAQSLDKIVVATDDERIAEEVRRIGGEAIMTRTDHPSGTDRCWEAYSHLIAEDELRAKASDYIINIQGDEPFIDPAQIDELAAILDGTVELATQMASVDSAEILHDPKEAKIVINAQNEVLYFSRAAIPHLWGLDPMVWHLHHSYHRHVGLYAYRADILEKITLLPPSSLERAESLEQLRWLEAGYRIKLVETQFQTPSVDDPIDIEKALRDMGQR
- a CDS encoding alpha/beta hydrolase; the protein is MYSDWYDWIDKEIQNRHGISIIRLKMPNWHQPNIAESAQYLFSQIDQLTPSTYFIAHSVGCQAVIRFLATKIETDPGLKIGGLLFVAAWINVVKSWSTLDPWLNNATLPYQAIANRSASRKVVISDNDPFTPDYKANETLWHDQLHADVTLCHGRAHFNGAIEPAVLEAFEDMMSANPSIP
- a CDS encoding DegT/DnrJ/EryC1/StrS family aminotransferase; translated protein: MPGMEFFGAAERKEINDVLETGILFRYNHEAQRNNIYKAREFEAEVAKLVGANYAHAVSSGSTAVLCALAAAGVGAGDEVIVPPFTYIATVEAVLMAGALPVFADIDDTLCLSAEGIRKAITPKTKAICLVHMCGQMADMDAIMTVVNEHNLVLVEDAGQAMGASYKGTSTGLWGKTGAYSFDFFKIATAGEGGIMVTNDETAYKHADSYSDHGHDHIGSNRGMEQHPIMGFNYRISELHAAVGLVQTRRVPEIIRSNNSHKKQLMEALGQVPGMSFARIPDADGDSATFLNMLLPDTETAGRVVTELNAAGVGGFNYWFTNMYHFINQWTHLKDMRTAAALPIEKFGAPQDYNNLDIPNAQAVIGRLISFGIRATWTADEVATLAANIEAAVRKATLVEA
- a CDS encoding phosphatase, with protein sequence MIEQIFTDLGGQFVTPADVLTEKLKTIRAIVFDWDGVFNDGIKTEAGSSSFSEIDSMGTNLLRFGFWLHHGGQLPAVAIVTGVDNALADKLVGREHFHACYSQAKNKVEVLAHFLDQHKLQPQQVAFFFDDALDLSVAEVAGVRIMIRRKANPLFTDYVIRNGHVDYITGNESGHFAVREGCELMLGLLGQFETVMNERLRYRPVYDQYYQQRQAIDPSYWTVGPTGPEPK